A region from the Candidatus Electrothrix scaldis genome encodes:
- a CDS encoding 2-aminoethylphosphonate--pyruvate transaminase, whose translation MQIQRNILLNPGPATTTDSVKLAQVVPDICPREQEFGELMRSVADDLTDIAGGGAEYASVLFGGSGTAAMDAVINSVIPLEKKILIINNGAYGERMVKIAQAYRIEYIELRFPWDELPDIGRIEAALQQDSEIAVIGMVHHETTTGLLNPIQDIGVLVRQYNKVFVVDTISSFAGIPLDIKACNIDFMMSTSNKCLQGMAGIAFVICKIVSLDRIQSYPRRSFYLSLYDQYAYFEKNLQMRFTPPVQTMYALRQAIDEFLAEGMEQRYARYTRNWRVLRKGMQELGFRILTQPEQESHILITVEYPDSSAFDFDVLHDKLYESGITIYPGKIGKKDTFRLANMGAITEQDILCFLGSLREILIELNIQLLSAEKSRTL comes from the coding sequence ATGCAGATACAGCGCAACATTTTATTAAATCCGGGACCTGCAACCACTACGGACAGCGTTAAACTCGCGCAGGTTGTTCCTGATATCTGTCCCAGAGAACAGGAGTTCGGGGAATTAATGCGTTCAGTGGCGGATGACCTGACCGATATCGCCGGAGGGGGGGCAGAGTATGCAAGCGTCCTGTTCGGCGGCTCAGGAACAGCTGCTATGGATGCGGTCATTAATTCTGTCATCCCGCTTGAAAAAAAGATTCTGATCATCAACAACGGGGCCTACGGCGAACGCATGGTCAAAATCGCCCAGGCCTACCGCATAGAGTATATCGAACTCCGGTTTCCCTGGGATGAACTTCCTGATATCGGCAGAATTGAAGCGGCCTTACAGCAGGATTCCGAGATCGCTGTGATCGGCATGGTGCATCATGAAACCACCACAGGCCTGCTCAACCCGATTCAGGACATAGGGGTCTTGGTCAGACAGTATAATAAGGTCTTTGTTGTTGACACCATTTCCAGCTTTGCCGGAATTCCACTAGACATCAAGGCATGCAACATAGACTTTATGATGTCCACCTCCAACAAATGCCTCCAGGGTATGGCAGGCATTGCCTTTGTGATTTGTAAAATTGTATCGTTAGACCGTATTCAGTCCTATCCCCGGCGCTCTTTTTATCTCAGTCTCTATGATCAGTATGCGTATTTTGAGAAGAATCTGCAGATGCGTTTTACCCCTCCGGTCCAGACTATGTATGCCCTACGGCAGGCAATAGATGAATTTCTTGCAGAAGGCATGGAACAGCGTTATGCGCGCTATACCCGAAACTGGCGTGTTCTGCGCAAGGGTATGCAGGAACTCGGATTTCGGATCTTAACGCAGCCGGAACAGGAATCGCATATTCTGATCACTGTTGAATATCCCGACTCGTCCGCCTTTGATTTTGACGTCCTGCACGACAAACTGTATGAAAGCGGGATTACCATCTATCCGGGTAAGATAGGGAAAAAAGACACCTTCCGTCTGGCCAATATGGGCGCGATCACGGAACAGGACATTCTGTGTTTTCTCGGGTCGTTGCGGGAGATATTAATTGAGCTGAATATTCAGCTCTTAAGTGCAGAAAAGAGCAGGACATTATGA